One Tamlana carrageenivorans genomic region harbors:
- a CDS encoding glycosyltransferase family 2 protein, translating to MNKIPITVVVSVKNEELNLPHCLEKLSSFSEIIVVDSQSTDNTPKIVEQFGYQLINFTWNGKYPKKRNWTLQNIPLKNDWILFLDADEFLTNQFIEEVGHKIKNTSASGFWIYYNNYFMGKEQKYGLKMRKLALFKKDKGVYEKIEEDLWSHLDMEIHEHPIIEGPVSTIKSTIQHKDYKGLEHYIARHNAYSSWEANRFLALKKEGIKHLTLRQKLKYNLITSGLLPSLYFFGTYILKLGFLDGVTGFHFARYKAHYFFQIQTKITELKTKI from the coding sequence ATGAATAAAATACCAATTACTGTAGTCGTTTCAGTAAAAAACGAAGAGCTAAACTTACCACATTGCTTAGAAAAACTATCTTCTTTTTCAGAAATTATAGTTGTCGATTCCCAGAGCACAGACAACACCCCTAAAATCGTTGAACAATTCGGCTATCAGCTTATAAATTTCACATGGAACGGCAAATACCCAAAAAAAAGGAACTGGACCCTACAAAATATTCCTTTAAAAAACGATTGGATTCTTTTTCTTGATGCCGATGAATTTCTAACCAATCAATTTATTGAGGAGGTAGGTCATAAAATCAAAAACACTAGTGCTAGTGGTTTTTGGATTTATTACAACAACTACTTTATGGGTAAGGAACAAAAGTATGGTTTAAAGATGCGAAAATTGGCTTTATTCAAAAAAGATAAAGGCGTGTATGAAAAAATAGAAGAAGATTTATGGAGCCATTTAGATATGGAAATACATGAACATCCTATTATAGAAGGTCCGGTCTCGACAATTAAAAGTACTATTCAACATAAAGACTACAAGGGACTAGAGCACTATATCGCTAGACACAATGCTTATTCATCATGGGAAGCAAACAGGTTTTTAGCCCTAAAAAAGGAAGGCATAAAGCATTTAACACTTCGGCAAAAACTAAAATACAACCTTATAACTTCAGGCCTATTACCAAGTTTATATTTTTTCGGTACCTACATTCTAAAACTAGGCTTCTTAGATGGCGTAACAGGATTTCATTTTGCTAGATATAAAGCACATTACTTCTTTCAAATACAAACAAAAATCACAGAATTAAAAACAAAAATATGA
- a CDS encoding UDP-glucuronic acid decarboxylase family protein: protein MKRILVTGGAGFVGSHLCERLLNEGNDIICLDNYFTGSKENVVHLLDNPFFELVRHDITEPYFAEVDEIYNMACPASPVHYQYNPIKTIKTSVMGAINTLGLAKRVKAKILQASTSEVYGDPTVHPQPESYWGNVNPIGIRSCYDEGKRCAETLFMDYHSQNDVAIKIIRIFNTYGPRMNPNDGRVVSNFIMQALKGEDITIFGDGKQTRSFQYVDDLVEGTIRMMNSDPKFLGPVNLGNPNEFTMLELAEAVIRLTNSKSKLIFMPLPQDDPKQRQPDINLAKEKLGGWKPEIELQEGLTKTITYFETKL, encoded by the coding sequence ATGAAACGAATATTAGTAACTGGAGGCGCAGGTTTTGTAGGTTCACACTTATGCGAACGCTTATTAAATGAAGGCAACGACATCATTTGTTTAGACAATTACTTTACGGGAAGTAAAGAAAATGTAGTTCACTTACTTGACAATCCATTTTTTGAACTGGTACGTCACGACATTACAGAGCCTTATTTTGCAGAGGTGGATGAAATTTACAATATGGCTTGTCCAGCCTCGCCTGTGCATTACCAATACAATCCTATTAAAACCATAAAAACCTCGGTTATGGGAGCCATAAATACTTTAGGTTTGGCCAAGCGTGTTAAAGCTAAAATTTTACAAGCCTCAACTTCCGAAGTATATGGCGATCCAACTGTTCACCCACAACCCGAAAGCTATTGGGGTAATGTCAACCCAATTGGTATCCGCTCTTGCTATGATGAAGGCAAACGTTGTGCAGAAACTTTATTTATGGATTACCATAGCCAGAACGATGTGGCCATTAAAATCATAAGAATCTTTAACACCTATGGCCCTAGAATGAACCCTAACGATGGTCGTGTGGTGTCTAATTTTATTATGCAGGCTTTAAAAGGCGAAGACATTACCATTTTTGGCGATGGTAAACAAACAAGAAGTTTCCAGTATGTAGATGATTTGGTAGAAGGGACTATTAGAATGATGAATTCCGACCCTAAGTTCTTAGGTCCTGTAAACCTTGGAAACCCTAATGAGTTTACCATGTTAGAATTAGCTGAAGCCGTTATACGACTCACCAACTCCAAATCGAAACTCATCTTTATGCCGCTCCCACAGGACGACCCTAAGCAACGCCAGCCAGACATCAACCTGGCCAAAGAAAAATTAGGCGGTTGGAAGCCTGAAATTGAACTCCAAGAAGGCCTCACCAAAACCATAACATACTTTGAAACCAAACTGTAA
- a CDS encoding putative colanic acid biosynthesis acetyltransferase, whose translation MQKIDISQYQNTLSKNHQIKRLLWDIVWCVLARPLPRSIGRKWKLFLLRLFGAKVHKTANVYSSVKIYAPWQLEMYEYACLAPEVDCYNVAKITIGAHATVSQKTYLCSASHDINKKHFPLITAPITINAHAWVGASVFIGMGVTVGQGSVVGATASVYKNVAPWSVVGGNPAKFIKKREINQHE comes from the coding sequence ATGCAAAAAATAGACATTTCCCAATATCAAAATACCTTAAGCAAAAACCACCAAATAAAAAGGTTGCTTTGGGATATTGTTTGGTGCGTTCTTGCAAGACCGCTTCCTAGAAGTATTGGTCGAAAATGGAAGCTTTTTTTACTTCGTCTATTTGGAGCGAAAGTACATAAAACCGCTAACGTATATTCCAGCGTAAAGATTTACGCACCTTGGCAATTAGAAATGTATGAATATGCCTGTTTAGCGCCTGAAGTTGATTGTTATAATGTAGCTAAAATTACAATAGGAGCACATGCTACGGTATCACAAAAAACCTATTTATGTTCAGCTTCACATGATATCAACAAAAAGCATTTCCCTTTAATTACTGCTCCAATTACCATAAATGCCCATGCATGGGTTGGGGCTTCTGTTTTTATTGGGATGGGGGTAACCGTTGGACAAGGATCTGTAGTAGGTGCAACCGCATCGGTGTATAAAAATGTAGCACCTTGGAGCGTGGTAGGTGGTAACCCAGCAAAGTTTATTAAAAAAAGAGAAATCAACCAACATGAATAA
- a CDS encoding GumC family protein, giving the protein MQHQNPENPTNFMFVEEETTNIRQELEKYLFHWKWFSLGIILALIGAFIYLRYTPNVYETSTTILIEDESSGGLPAELAVFEELGMGGNKKNIENEITILKSRSLMELVAKSLDLNVSYFKQGQVRSSEVLANSLEFKINFLKKDSIFYNQATEFKIERLSPTQFKLTPLDTEQSKTYNFGDNIILGGVDFIVTPDNHQNTTDDQVEYTIKITPLKKVAESLKNAIQVNLLNKNATVLELKLQSALREKGQYILDELVRQYNEDAVEYKSLIGKNTNTFITERLELIKEDLMKVDKTAEVFKTTNKLSDIPTETGIVLETNSEIEKQIIDLNTQLKMVDFVQNLLASNTEALIPQNLGLKASDVSANSSKYNEMLLERTRIAKSSGKNNPVIINLDTQLEQIRESIRQSLTNLKAQLNIALKDAMVQEQRMTARITSVPKQEREYRDIQRQQQIIETLYLFLLQKREENAISLAVTVPNSKLIDKAESSTLPVSPKRKIIYLGALILGLIVPFGIIYISNILDNKIHTQKELEELVKAPFVGDVPITVKQDRMLSKDDRGSLAEAFRMLRTNVNFLLGHTENGGQTIFVTSTIPGEGKTFISINLATVFAMTNKKVLLIGADIRKPKFIEYLNIETAKLGLTEFMADTTIEPQDIISPQKWGFDVIQSGTIPPNPAELLMNGRLDELFAYGKAHYDYIIVDTAPVNAVTDTMQIATKADLFLYVVRANYLDKRLLEIPKQLYNEKRINNMALVMNGTDPKKGYGYGYGYGYGGYGYGDLEETKKPWWKFRS; this is encoded by the coding sequence ATGCAGCATCAGAACCCAGAAAACCCTACAAACTTCATGTTTGTAGAAGAAGAAACTACCAACATACGCCAAGAATTAGAAAAATACCTCTTCCACTGGAAGTGGTTTTCCCTTGGCATCATTCTAGCCTTAATAGGCGCTTTTATATACCTACGCTACACGCCAAATGTTTACGAAACGTCAACCACCATTCTTATTGAAGATGAATCCAGCGGAGGCCTACCTGCTGAACTGGCTGTTTTTGAAGAACTGGGCATGGGCGGTAACAAAAAGAATATTGAGAATGAGATTACCATTCTAAAGTCCCGAAGCCTCATGGAGCTTGTGGCGAAAAGTTTAGACCTGAATGTATCCTATTTTAAGCAAGGGCAAGTACGCAGCTCCGAAGTGCTAGCTAACAGCTTAGAATTTAAAATAAATTTCTTAAAAAAGGACTCCATTTTTTACAATCAAGCAACCGAATTTAAAATTGAAAGGCTATCCCCTACCCAATTTAAATTAACACCTCTTGATACAGAACAAAGCAAAACCTATAATTTTGGAGATAATATCATTTTAGGTGGAGTCGATTTTATTGTAACGCCTGATAACCATCAAAACACCACTGATGACCAAGTAGAGTATACCATAAAAATAACCCCCCTAAAGAAAGTTGCTGAAAGCCTGAAAAACGCTATTCAAGTCAATCTACTCAATAAAAACGCAACGGTTTTAGAATTAAAGTTACAAAGTGCTTTAAGGGAAAAGGGCCAATATATTTTAGATGAATTGGTGCGCCAATACAATGAAGATGCTGTTGAATACAAAAGCTTGATTGGTAAAAACACGAATACCTTTATTACCGAGCGTTTGGAGCTCATTAAGGAAGACTTAATGAAGGTTGATAAAACAGCCGAAGTTTTTAAAACCACCAATAAATTAAGTGACATCCCAACAGAAACCGGTATTGTTTTAGAAACCAACTCAGAAATCGAAAAGCAAATTATCGATCTGAACACCCAGCTCAAAATGGTCGATTTTGTTCAAAACCTTCTGGCGTCCAATACAGAAGCCCTAATTCCTCAAAATTTAGGATTAAAAGCTTCCGATGTAAGCGCCAACAGCTCCAAATACAACGAAATGTTACTGGAACGTACACGTATAGCCAAAAGTTCGGGTAAGAACAACCCTGTCATCATAAATTTAGACACCCAATTAGAACAAATTAGAGAAAGTATTCGTCAAAGTTTAACCAACCTGAAGGCCCAATTAAACATTGCCTTAAAAGATGCTATGGTGCAAGAACAGCGCATGACAGCTCGTATCACTTCGGTACCAAAACAAGAGCGTGAGTACCGAGACATTCAAAGGCAACAGCAAATTATTGAAACACTTTACTTGTTTTTATTACAAAAAAGAGAAGAAAATGCCATTTCTCTAGCGGTAACCGTACCTAATTCTAAGCTTATTGACAAAGCAGAAAGCAGTACCCTGCCGGTAAGTCCGAAACGAAAAATAATCTACCTTGGAGCTCTTATATTAGGACTAATTGTTCCTTTTGGCATTATATACATCAGTAATATTTTAGACAATAAAATACACACCCAAAAAGAACTTGAAGAACTGGTTAAAGCGCCTTTTGTTGGTGATGTGCCTATCACGGTAAAACAGGATCGCATGTTAAGCAAGGATGATCGAGGCAGTCTGGCCGAAGCCTTTAGGATGCTTAGAACCAATGTCAATTTTCTTCTAGGCCATACTGAAAACGGTGGTCAAACTATTTTTGTCACCTCTACCATTCCTGGTGAAGGAAAAACCTTTATTTCTATCAACTTGGCAACCGTTTTTGCTATGACTAATAAAAAAGTATTGCTTATTGGTGCCGATATTCGTAAACCTAAATTTATAGAATACCTAAACATTGAAACCGCTAAATTGGGACTTACCGAATTTATGGCCGACACAACCATAGAACCTCAAGATATTATTTCACCTCAAAAATGGGGCTTTGATGTGATTCAATCAGGGACCATCCCGCCTAACCCGGCCGAATTACTCATGAATGGCCGCTTAGATGAATTGTTCGCCTACGGTAAAGCACACTACGATTACATAATCGTGGATACCGCTCCTGTAAACGCCGTAACCGACACCATGCAAATCGCCACCAAAGCCGACTTGTTTTTATATGTGGTAAGAGCCAATTACTTAGACAAACGCCTGCTAGAAATTCCAAAACAACTTTACAACGAAAAACGCATAAACAACATGGCCCTGGTTATGAATGGCACCGATCCTAAAAAAGGCTATGGCTATGGCTATGGCTACGGTTATGGCGGTTATGGCTACGGCGACCTGGAAGAAACTAAAAAACCTTGGTGGAAATTTAGAAGCTAG
- a CDS encoding MraY family glycosyltransferase gives MLTNILTNPTILTLICCFGSFGLVNYLIPRIIFMVNHHNLSEQPGHRSSHTRATPTMGGLAFFVALILNLFLFKELDHDHIGLNLAAALTLVFIIGLKDDLAVSTPRARILVEIIAIFIIFFHPGFHSFSFNGFFGVYRAPQMLIDGLNILIILTIINAYNLIDGVDGLASAIGISVFSMLALIFYKIDLQFYFILALSLISMLLAFLKYNFSHKQKIFMGDTGSLIIGFCIAFLCLRFLTVNSLLYNYFAFKPENKLFIITGVLAVPFFDMLRVIGVRLLQGSSPFTADRNHIHHILLDLGLPHYKIAVILGGLNYVLAILIIFLSAHLSSLGMMAMLFIIFLLFLSVFYKLKTRIPIKQN, from the coding sequence ATGCTTACAAACATTTTAACCAACCCAACCATATTAACCCTAATTTGCTGTTTTGGCTCTTTTGGTTTGGTGAATTACCTGATTCCTAGGATCATTTTTATGGTGAATCACCACAACCTCAGTGAACAGCCAGGGCATCGTAGCTCCCATACCCGAGCAACACCTACCATGGGAGGTCTGGCTTTTTTTGTGGCACTCATACTAAACTTATTCCTATTTAAGGAATTGGACCACGATCACATCGGTTTAAATTTAGCAGCGGCACTCACCTTGGTATTTATCATTGGTCTAAAAGATGACTTAGCCGTGTCTACCCCACGAGCACGAATTTTAGTAGAAATAATAGCCATTTTCATCATCTTTTTTCATCCAGGGTTTCATAGTTTCTCTTTTAATGGTTTTTTCGGCGTCTATAGAGCACCACAAATGCTTATAGATGGCCTCAATATTCTTATCATTTTAACCATTATTAACGCCTATAATTTAATTGATGGGGTGGACGGTCTGGCTTCAGCCATTGGCATTAGTGTGTTTTCTATGCTAGCGCTTATCTTTTACAAAATAGATTTACAGTTTTATTTTATTTTAGCCCTCTCTTTAATAAGTATGTTATTGGCATTTTTAAAGTATAATTTTTCCCATAAACAAAAAATCTTTATGGGCGATACGGGCTCTTTAATTATAGGCTTTTGTATTGCCTTTTTATGCCTGCGCTTTTTAACGGTAAACAGCCTCCTGTATAATTATTTCGCTTTTAAACCAGAAAACAAATTGTTTATCATCACTGGGGTATTGGCGGTACCTTTTTTCGACATGCTCCGTGTTATTGGGGTACGCTTATTGCAAGGGTCTAGCCCTTTTACCGCCGATAGAAATCATATACACCATATACTATTGGATTTAGGCCTCCCGCATTATAAAATTGCGGTTATTTTAGGGGGGCTAAATTATGTGTTAGCCATACTAATCATTTTCTTGTCGGCACATTTGAGTAGCTTGGGTATGATGGCCATGCTTTTTATTATTTTTCTGTTATTTTTAAGTGTTTTTTATAAACTAAAAACACGAATTCCTATAAAACAAAATTAA
- a CDS encoding glycosyltransferase family 2 protein: MKITLITATYNSETSIKTCIESVISQDYPEVEHLIIDGASTDNTLLIVKDLQKKHNHITLISEPDQGIYDALNKGISKATGEVIGFVHSDDFLASEHVLSEIALQFKKEICDGVYGDLEYVDKQNTNKVIRYWKSCNFTPDMLKKGWMPAHPTLFLKKEIYKKHGIFDLNFKIAADYDFILRIFKDEHLKFSYLPMVLTKMRTGGASNRSLKNIITKSKEDYKALKKNKIGGWPTLFIKNVSKLSQFYKK, encoded by the coding sequence ATGAAAATAACCCTAATTACAGCGACATACAATAGCGAGACTTCGATAAAAACCTGTATCGAATCGGTTATAAGCCAAGATTATCCAGAAGTAGAACATCTTATAATTGATGGTGCCTCTACTGATAACACCCTCCTTATTGTAAAAGACTTACAAAAAAAACATAATCACATTACATTAATTTCCGAGCCAGACCAAGGGATTTATGACGCTTTAAACAAAGGGATTTCTAAGGCTACTGGAGAAGTGATTGGTTTTGTGCATTCCGATGACTTTTTAGCTTCAGAACATGTTTTAAGCGAAATAGCTTTACAATTTAAAAAAGAAATATGCGACGGAGTGTATGGCGATTTGGAATATGTAGATAAACAAAACACCAACAAAGTCATTCGTTATTGGAAAAGCTGCAACTTTACACCAGACATGTTAAAAAAAGGTTGGATGCCTGCCCACCCAACACTATTTTTAAAAAAGGAAATTTATAAAAAACATGGTATATTTGACTTAAACTTTAAAATAGCAGCCGACTATGATTTTATTTTACGCATCTTTAAAGACGAGCACTTAAAGTTTAGTTATTTGCCTATGGTATTAACCAAAATGCGCACAGGCGGAGCGAGTAACCGAAGCTTAAAAAATATAATAACCAAATCTAAAGAAGATTATAAAGCGCTTAAAAAAAATAAAATTGGAGGATGGCCTACCTTGTTCATTAAAAATGTTTCAAAATTAAGTCAGTTTTATAAAAAATAA
- a CDS encoding protein-disulfide reductase DsbD family protein, which yields MKKIFLLGAFLFTMLGHAQIFNPVKWGTSVEKLSDTEYKLITKATIEKGWHLYAQNVPENGPVPTTFTYDDTHGQFKTIGNTTEEKGHTINDPVFEMKITFFEGTAVFEQKIAVSGDVKTINGSVEFMVCDDTRCLPPTEEDLIFNLQENSASATVSTSETTENMSTTTDAPPAKAPDKKSKKTLWGIFFIAFFSGFAALLTPCVFPMIPMTVSFFTKQSKNKAAGIKNAIIYGLSIIVIYVLLGIVVSLIFGADALNALSTNVWFNIIFFLLLLVFAASFLGAFEIMLPNSWANKVDSQADRGGLIGIFFMALALAIVSFSCTGPIVGTLLVQAAAGGSQIGPIVGMLGFSLAIALPFALFAAFPGWLNSLPKSGGWLNTVKVVLGFLELALAFKFLSNADLVLQLHWLEREVFIAIWIAIFGALSFYLFGKIQLPHDSPITHISVGRLSLALITLSFTIYMIPGLWGAPLNLISAFPPPQHYSESPYGVGYTQLSSSKVQGGHHEQVPEGAHLMPPHNILAFDDYDKGLAYAKKVGKPVMLDFTGHACVNCRKMEQKVWVKPNILSILKNDVVLISLYVDDKRKLEADDIVDSKLKPGKKLKYIGQKWSELQTIKYKTNSQPFYVLMGHDEENLIEPVAYTPDADEYYNWLKAGLSSFKK from the coding sequence ATGAAAAAAATATTTCTACTTGGTGCTTTCTTATTTACAATGCTAGGGCATGCTCAAATTTTCAACCCAGTAAAATGGGGCACTTCCGTTGAAAAACTATCCGACACAGAATATAAACTCATCACTAAAGCCACCATTGAAAAAGGCTGGCATTTATATGCTCAAAACGTGCCTGAAAACGGTCCCGTGCCTACCACTTTTACCTATGATGATACCCATGGACAGTTTAAAACTATAGGAAATACCACAGAAGAAAAAGGCCATACCATTAACGATCCTGTTTTTGAAATGAAAATTACCTTTTTTGAAGGCACCGCTGTTTTTGAACAGAAAATAGCCGTTTCGGGCGATGTAAAAACCATTAACGGTTCTGTGGAATTTATGGTTTGCGACGATACCCGTTGCCTACCACCAACCGAAGAAGATTTAATCTTTAACCTTCAGGAAAATAGTGCTTCAGCAACCGTTTCAACATCTGAAACCACTGAAAACATGTCAACGACCACAGATGCCCCCCCTGCAAAGGCGCCTGATAAAAAATCGAAAAAAACCTTATGGGGTATCTTTTTTATTGCCTTCTTTTCAGGATTTGCAGCCTTATTAACACCTTGTGTGTTCCCGATGATTCCCATGACGGTGAGTTTCTTTACCAAACAAAGTAAAAACAAAGCCGCAGGTATTAAAAATGCTATCATTTACGGATTATCGATTATTGTTATTTATGTGCTTTTAGGGATTGTAGTGAGCCTTATTTTTGGAGCAGATGCCTTAAATGCCTTATCGACCAACGTATGGTTTAATATTATTTTCTTCCTGCTATTACTCGTTTTTGCAGCCTCCTTTTTAGGGGCTTTCGAAATTATGCTGCCAAATTCATGGGCAAATAAAGTGGATAGTCAGGCCGATCGTGGTGGATTAATTGGTATCTTTTTTATGGCATTAGCTTTAGCTATTGTTTCTTTTTCTTGTACGGGACCTATTGTGGGCACCCTACTGGTTCAAGCCGCTGCTGGTGGAAGTCAGATTGGTCCTATTGTAGGGATGTTAGGTTTTTCTTTAGCCATAGCCCTGCCATTTGCGCTATTTGCTGCATTCCCGGGATGGTTAAATTCTTTACCAAAATCGGGTGGCTGGTTAAATACCGTAAAAGTGGTTTTAGGATTCTTAGAATTGGCCTTAGCCTTTAAATTTTTATCAAACGCCGACTTGGTTTTACAATTACATTGGTTAGAGCGTGAAGTGTTTATTGCCATTTGGATTGCAATTTTTGGTGCTTTATCCTTTTATTTATTCGGAAAAATACAGTTGCCTCACGATTCACCAATAACACACATTTCTGTAGGGCGTTTGTCTTTAGCACTTATTACCTTGTCCTTTACCATTTACATGATACCTGGCCTTTGGGGGGCGCCTCTAAATTTAATTAGTGCCTTCCCACCGCCGCAGCATTATAGCGAGTCGCCTTATGGTGTTGGTTATACCCAGTTGTCTTCTTCTAAAGTGCAGGGAGGGCATCATGAACAGGTTCCTGAAGGGGCGCATTTAATGCCACCACACAATATTTTAGCCTTCGATGATTATGATAAAGGGCTCGCTTATGCTAAAAAAGTAGGCAAACCAGTCATGCTGGATTTTACAGGTCACGCTTGTGTAAACTGCCGAAAAATGGAGCAAAAGGTTTGGGTAAAACCAAATATCCTGAGTATTCTAAAAAATGATGTAGTTTTAATTTCATTGTATGTTGACGACAAACGTAAATTGGAGGCCGATGACATTGTGGATTCCAAATTAAAACCTGGTAAAAAATTAAAGTACATCGGTCAGAAATGGAGCGAGTTACAAACCATAAAATACAAAACCAATTCGCAACCTTTTTATGTGTTGATGGGGCATGATGAAGAAAACTTGATAGAGCCTGTGGCTTATACTCCCGATGCCGATGAATATTACAATTGGTTGAAGGCTGGTTTATCATCGTTTAAAAAGTAG
- a CDS encoding polysaccharide biosynthesis/export family protein, producing MIKPLPFSLSYYLGILALTLLLGACASRENIQYFQKIDYTQLSDSIAHTEPEIQVGDLLNITITATNAEAALPFNLFEAPIIGTMNVNAARPLPYLVDTDGYINFPVLGQLHIAGNTTKALTLLLEDKLSSYIQDPVINIRFANFRVSVLGEVNKPGTFPVTNEHVSIIEAITLAGDLTIYGKRDEVLLIRMENGTKKYIPLDLTQKTILESPYFYVKQNDIIYINPNKTKVNASAVGPNTSVILSSLSILLTVIGLLI from the coding sequence ATGATAAAACCACTACCCTTTAGCCTCTCATATTATCTTGGCATATTAGCCTTAACGTTACTACTAGGTGCCTGTGCGTCTAGAGAAAACATACAATATTTTCAAAAAATTGATTATACTCAACTAAGCGATTCCATCGCCCATACCGAGCCCGAAATACAAGTGGGCGACTTGCTAAACATTACCATAACGGCTACCAATGCCGAAGCAGCTTTGCCTTTTAACCTTTTTGAAGCACCAATAATAGGAACCATGAATGTTAATGCGGCCAGACCGCTCCCTTATTTGGTGGACACCGATGGTTACATTAACTTTCCAGTACTGGGCCAATTGCATATCGCAGGAAATACCACTAAAGCATTAACCCTGTTATTGGAAGATAAATTAAGCAGCTACATTCAAGATCCTGTCATTAATATTCGTTTTGCTAATTTTAGAGTGTCGGTTCTAGGGGAAGTGAATAAACCAGGAACATTTCCTGTTACCAACGAACATGTTTCTATTATCGAAGCCATTACCCTAGCGGGCGATTTAACCATTTACGGCAAGCGAGATGAAGTGCTTTTAATACGTATGGAAAACGGTACCAAAAAATACATACCCTTAGACCTTACACAAAAAACCATTTTAGAATCGCCTTATTTTTACGTGAAGCAAAACGATATCATATATATCAATCCTAATAAAACAAAAGTTAACGCCTCAGCGGTAGGACCAAACACCAGTGTGATTCTCTCATCCCTTTCCATTTTACTAACCGTAATAGGTTTACTTATTTAG
- a CDS encoding glycosyltransferase, with amino-acid sequence MQISHTITSIDKSTGGPARSVTHLIEAILLKDSKINIELNTLNSSFPIIKTFNFPNSMITFHNSNRIKYSKSLNFNLSKPKMDIFHGHGLWQQPVHQMAKAARKKNVPYIITPRGMLEPWALEQSKLKKQIALKLFQHKDLKYATCLHATARSEAEQIRALGYKNPLAVIPNGINLNEFPEYQKQQNQTRKLLFLSRIHPKKGIELLIKAWNTLDKDMTNNWEVDIVGNGDFKYIESLKQLIAKYELNHQICIKEPVFGQNKIKTYQNADLFVLPTYSENFGIVVAEALACKVPVITTKGTPWEDLIVNNCGDWIDIGLEPLIKSLNTFLTKTPQELQTMGKNGRNLIEKKYTIEAVASDMLALYQWILKKRDKPNFVILE; translated from the coding sequence ATGCAAATTAGCCACACAATCACATCAATAGATAAATCCACTGGTGGTCCAGCTCGAAGTGTAACGCATCTTATTGAAGCCATCCTTTTAAAAGATTCTAAGATAAATATTGAGTTAAATACATTAAACAGTTCATTTCCTATAATTAAGACTTTTAATTTTCCTAACAGCATGATTACGTTTCATAATAGTAATCGCATTAAATATTCTAAAAGTTTAAATTTTAATTTAAGCAAACCTAAAATGGATATATTCCACGGTCACGGCCTATGGCAACAACCTGTACATCAAATGGCCAAAGCAGCAAGAAAGAAAAATGTGCCGTACATCATCACGCCAAGAGGCATGTTAGAACCTTGGGCCCTGGAACAATCAAAACTGAAAAAACAAATAGCTCTAAAGTTATTCCAACATAAAGACTTAAAATACGCAACTTGTTTGCATGCCACTGCTAGATCTGAAGCCGAACAGATTAGAGCGCTAGGATATAAAAATCCTCTAGCCGTTATTCCTAATGGAATTAATCTAAACGAATTTCCTGAATATCAAAAGCAACAAAATCAAACAAGAAAACTACTATTTTTATCACGCATCCACCCAAAAAAAGGGATAGAGTTATTGATTAAAGCTTGGAATACTTTAGATAAAGACATGACCAACAATTGGGAAGTTGATATTGTTGGGAACGGGGATTTTAAATATATTGAATCCCTAAAACAGTTAATAGCAAAATATGAACTAAACCATCAAATTTGTATAAAAGAACCCGTTTTTGGTCAAAATAAAATAAAAACCTATCAAAATGCCGATTTATTTGTTCTTCCAACCTATAGCGAAAATTTTGGCATTGTAGTTGCTGAAGCCTTGGCCTGTAAAGTGCCGGTTATTACTACTAAAGGAACTCCCTGGGAAGACCTAATTGTTAATAATTGTGGGGATTGGATAGACATAGGACTAGAGCCACTTATAAAAAGTTTAAACACATTTTTAACTAAAACACCTCAAGAATTACAAACTATGGGGAAAAACGGACGAAATCTAATTGAAAAAAAATACACCATTGAAGCGGTTGCTAGTGACATGTTAGCACTGTACCAATGGATTTTAAAAAAACGGGATAAACCTAATTTTGTAATATTAGAATAA